One Setaria italica strain Yugu1 chromosome II, Setaria_italica_v2.0, whole genome shotgun sequence DNA segment encodes these proteins:
- the LOC111256384 gene encoding transcription factor SRM1-like, whose translation MSPNSEQVWSVSEIMTMKSLIARHNTTTNNNTDIVEELQARFPWKEKRQVTDLYVDLVVDMIESGNQDAAARSSHMIKDIATSVEDPGIDNLDMLYGYLMEETRSMGLFLHGLRVYGRGNWKSISKYFVTTRTPMQVSSHAQKYFLKLENTARMQQRYSINDVSLYDTEPWVLNNASGRQHGLTGGTFIPNDHSSGDELTDMNNLSEVQSPLLYHANQATTGSIEVDAFAGSQQQMIGDTSTSEVPVMQGDGSQMPWTGDQHADFFLADEWIWNMDMDMK comes from the exons ATGAGCCCCAATTCAGAGCAGGTGTGGAGCGTCTCGGAGATCATGACGATGAAATCTCTCATTGCCAGgcacaacaccaccaccaacaaCAACACTGATATTGTGGAAGAGCTACAAGCACGGTTCCCTTGGAAGGAGAAGCGTCAGGTAACCGACTTGTATGTTGACCTTGTGGTGGATATGATTGAAAGTGGCAATCAGGATGCGGCAGCAAGGAGCAGCCACATGATTAAAGACATTGCAACATCTGTGGAGGATCCAGGCATTGATAACCTCGACATGTTGTATGGTTATCTGATGGAGGAGACAAGGAGCATGGG GTTGTTCCTCCACGGTCTGCGTGTGTACGGCCGTGGTAACTGGAAGAGCATTTCCAAGTATTTTGTTACAACTAGGACACCAATGCAAGTCTCCAGCCATGCCCAGAAGTACTTTCTTAAGCTAGAGAACACTGCGAGGATGCAACAACGCTACAGCATCAATGATGTCAGTCTCTATGACACTGAGCCTTGGGTGCTGAACAATGCTTCAGGCAGGCAGCATGGGCTCACTGGGGGCACCTTCATCCCAAATGACCACAGCTCCGGTGATGAGCTCACTGACATGAACAACCTATCCGAAGTCCAATCACCATTGTTGTATCACGCCAACCAGGCAACCACCGGGAGCATAGAGGTGGATGCCTTTGCTGGTAGTCAGCAGCAGATGATAGGTGACACTAGTACTTCTGAGGTTCCAGTGATGCAGGGTGATGGGAGCCAGATGCCCTGGACTGGTGATCAGCATGCAGATTTTTTTCTTGCTGATGAGTGGATTTGGAACATGGACATGGACATGAAATAG